From the genome of Mycobacterium kansasii ATCC 12478:
GCCTGCGCGTGGAAGTGCCGCTTCGACGCCCGGCGGCGACCAGCGGCCCGGCGACGGTACCGCACGGAACCGATCGGCAGTCTCAACGGTGCTGAACGCCAGCCCGAGCGGTGACGCTCAGCCGTCTCGCCTTCGCCAGCGACCCGAAGGCCAAGACCCCGCCCATGCCGCGGGCCCCGACGCCGATGGCTATTCGAGCAGTCGACGCCGCATCGCCTCGGCGACGGCCGCTCCCCGATCAGAAACGCCAAGTTTTTCGTAAAGGCTGTGCACGTGCGTCTTGATCGTGCTGCGCGCCAAGTGAAGTCGCGACGCGATCTGCGGAACCGAGAGCCCGTCGGCCATCATCGTGATCACCTGGGCCTCACGCTCGGTCAGCAAGGTCGTCGCTCCCCGGCCCCGCCGTGTCACCTCACCAGCCAGCCCGCCGGCTATCCCGGCCGGCAGGTACGAGGCTCCTTCGGCGCATCTGACCACGGCGTTCACGATCTCGTCGCTGTCGGATTCCTTGGTCAAGAATCCCGAGGCGCCCTCGGCCAGAGCCTTGTATACGACGGGACTGTCATCAAACGCGCTCAGCAGCACCACGCGGGTGGGCAGTCTGTCGCGGGCTATCGCGTGGGTGACCTCGAGACCATCCAGCTCGGGCATCTTGTAGTCGAGAAGTGCGACCGCAGGCCGCAGTTGCCGGATGGCATCCAGCGCCGCGCGGCCGTCGGCCACCTGGGCGACGACTTCCACCCGCCCGCTGGACTTGAGGGCGCGCACGACCCCTTGGCGCATTACCGGGTGATCGTCGGCTACCACGACGGTGACTCGGTCAGCGGAATCTGCCATGCGATGCTCCAAGCGCTCTCGGCGACGCTATTCGGGCCCGGCCGAGTGCCGGACGGGCACCTCAACATTGTTGCTCCCGTGACAAGCAGACGCGACGATTTACCGGCACGGGTCACGCAGATGCGCCTCCGCGGTACGTCCGCGAAGCCCGTCTCGCCATTCAGCTCGACGGGCGCAAGTGAGCACAACAGGACTCACTTCGTGGTCCAACCTCCTGGCCCGGCGGCATCGTCGAAAGTTGGGATCGGTAGCAACGCCACCGAGGTGTTATTTCCGGCAACAGCGATGCCTAGCCGACAGAAACGAACATTCATGAAAATCACAGCGATAGCGGCAGCCGGCCTGATGGCCGGCATGCTGCTGACAGCAAGCCCGGCGCACGCCGAGCTAACGGCGAAACCACAGGCGAGCGGCGTCCGTCCGCTGCAGCCGGCCCCCCGTATGGAACCCGACCCCAGGTCGGAGGTGCAAGAGCTGCTGCAGCAAATCTCCGACCTGGACGATAGTTGGGACAGCCTCACGCCGCAGCAGCGCGTAGCCCAGTTACAGCAGCAGGTCACCGTCGTGGACCGGGGTACCCGTAATCTGCCTGCGGATCAGCAGCCGGAGGTGCAAGCGATGCTGAGCATGGCCGTTGTCAAGCTGGTCGATCTGGTCATGAAGGCTCAGCCTCCGGGTAGCCCCTGCTATTTCCCGTTCTGCTTGCCCGGGCTGTAGCGCCGCCCGTCCGACAGATAGTCGGCAACGAAATCCGTTGTGCGCCAATGCCACTCACTCCAATAGCGCACCATGTAATGACCTGCCCCGTGGATTCCCACCCACTGGGCATCCACCCCGCGGCGGCGTGCTCGAGTGGCCTGAGTACACGAACTGCCCGGGTCGGTCCACGTGTCGGCGGTGCCGTGCAGGACCAGGAGCCGGGTCCGCGCAGGGATCACGTCGCCGTCACCGCCTATCCACCACGGCGCCAGGGCCACCACTGCCCCGACGTCGCCTCGACCGGACAGCTGCGCGGCAACGCGGCCGCCCATCGAGTGGCCTACCAACACCACGTGTTGGGGTGCAAGCCGCTGTCGCACATCGTCGAGCGCCGCCAAGCCGTCGCGAACGGCATCCAAGCGCGGACTGTTCCAGCCGCGCACGCGGTATTGAACGCGTCGCACGTGCACGTCGCGCCCCAGCCGACGCCGCAACGCCCGGGTGAGGAACATCATCCTCAGGTTGGCCAGCTGCCACCACCTGGATGCGCCGTCGCTGCGGACCTTGCCGCCCGGCAGGACGAGAACACAGGCACGCGCGGCGCGACGATGTGGGGGCACATGTGTCATTCGGAGCCGAGGGCGGGGACGGACCGCGACGTCCCTGCCTTAATTCTCAGGTCTGTTGGTAGGTGCCGTAGATGACCGCCCGTGCGATCGCGTGCTGGAACAGGTTGAAGCCGAGAAACGCCGGGCTGGCGTCTTCGCTCAAGTCCAGTTTCTCGACGTCCACCGCATGCACCGCCACGTAGTAGCGGTGCACACCGTGCCCGGGCGGCGGCGCGGCGCCGACATAGCGGCGCATACCGGCGTCGTTGACCAGTGTCAGTGCGCCGCCGGGCAGCTCTTTGCCGGCGCCGGCGTCTTCGGGCAGCTCGGTCACCTCGGCCGGCAGGTTGGCCACTGCCCAGTGCCAGAACCCGGACAGCGTCGGGGCGTCGGGGTCATAGACGGTGACCGCGAAGCTGCGGGTCTCCTTCGGAAAACCCGACCAGCTCAGTTGTGGGCTGGCGTCCTGTCCGCCCGCGCCCATGATCCCGCTGACCTGTGCGGTGCGCAGTGGCTGGCCGTTGGTCACCGAGTCCGAGGTCAGGCTGAAGGACGGCAGCTCGGGTAGTGCGGCGTACGGGTCGGGCGGTGTTGTCATGCTCGGTCCTTTCGGGTTGTCGGCTCACTCAACATCAGCAGTGGGTCAAGAAATGTGTCAGCACCTCAGTGCCGAACTTCAGCGCATCCACGGGTACCCGTTCGTCGACACCGTGGAACAGCGAGGTGAAATCCAGGTCCGGCGGCAGCCGCAGTGGGCTGAAGCCGAAACAGCGAATGCCTAACCGCGCGAAGGCCTTTGCGTCGGTACCGCCGGAAAGCATGTACGGCACAATGCGGGCGTCGGGATCGACCGCCAGCACCGCAGCGTTCATGGCGTCGACCAGGTCGCCGTCGAAGCTGGTCTCATACGACGGCAGGTCCCGGATCCATTCCCGGGTGACGTCCGGCCCGATCAGCTCGTCCACCTCGGCTTCGAACGCCGCCTGCCGGCCGGGCAGCACGCGGCAGTCCACCACCGCCTCCGCGGTCGCGGGGACGACGTTGGCCTTGTATCCGGCCTTGAGCATGGTCGGGTTGGCGGTGTCGTGCAGGACCGCCTTGAGCATGCGGGCCATCGGGCCGAGTTTGTCGATCGCCCCGTCCAGGTCCGGCGAGTTGGTGTCGAAGGTGAGGCCGGTCTCCTCGCTGACGGCGGCCAGGAACTCGGCGACGGTGTCGGTGCACACCAGCGGGAATTGGTGCCGGCCCAGCCGGGCGACGGCTTCGGCGACGGCAGTGACCGCATTGTGGTCGTGCACCATCGAGCCGTGCCCGGCGCGGCCCCGTGCCGTCAGGCGCATCCACTGGATGCCCTTCTCGGCCGTCTCGATCAGATACAGGCGGCGGTCGCCGCCGTCGCGGCTCGGCACGGTCAGCGAAAACCCGCCGACTTCACCGATCGCCTCGCTGACACCGTCGAACAGATCGGGGCGGTTGTCCACCAGCCACTGCGCACCATACTTGCCGCCGTGCTCCTCGTCGGCGACGAACGCGAAGACCAGGTCCCGCGGCGGCACGATGCCGGCGCGCCGGAAATGCCGGGCGACCACGATCATCATGCCGATCATGTCCTTCATGTCGACCGCGCCGCGACCCCACACATAACCGTCTTCGATCGCGCCGGAAAACGGGTGCACGCTCCAATCGGCCGGTTCGGCCGGCACCACGTCCAGATGCCCGTGGATGAGCAACGCACCCCGGGAACCGGCTTGGCCTTTGGCGCCGGCCAGCCGGGCGAACACGTTGCCGCGGCCGGGCGCACCGGATTCCACATATTCCGGCTGGTAGCCGGCCTCGGCGAGCTGTTCGGCCACCCAGTGCGCGCACTCGGCCTCGCCTTTGGTGGTTTCCGGTTCGCCGGTGTTGGTGGTGTCGAACCGGATCAACCTGCTGACCACCTCGGCAACGTCGTCGCCCACACCTGTCACAGTCACCTTTCCTACCACTCTCGGGCACTCCCGGCCGCCTCTGAGGTGCCCCGCCCATCCGGATCCTCCGGCTGGAGGCGCGAGCCCGGTTGGGCTGAGGCGAGCCGATCGGATAGCCTTAGCTGCCAACTCATGCGAGTGGTTTTGTCCGAGTGGCGGAATGGCAGACGCGCTAGCTTGAGGTGCTAGTGCCCTACTAATGGGCGTGGGGGTTCAAGTCCCCCCTCGGACACGTCCGGCGACACGACTCAGGTCGGCCGTCGCCTTCACCTCCCGCAGCTGCGGATCGTAATCAAGGCGGAGCCCCAGACTCGCGTACACCTCGGCGCGTTCCGCCCCGGTCGCCGCACCGAGCACGGCTGACAGCCCACCCAGTTCCTCGACCAATTCGCTCATCTGTGCGGCAGACATGACGCGGGGCCGCTCCGCTTGCTCAAGACGGGCCTTCAGCTCGTCGCGCTCGGCGGTGCGGCGACGTAATGCGGCGGTCAAGTCCTCCACAGCCACGCCAGACTCGACAGCGGTAACCAAGGCGGCGATCTTGGCATTCACTTCGCGAAGCTGGCGCTGCAGGGCGGCGTAGCCAGTACCGGCTACCGGGTCCACGTCCTGCCCGCGTGCCAGGTCTTCCGGATCGGCCAGGGTGGCGATCCATTCGTCAAGTCGCGCAGTCACCTCGTCTTCACGGAGATAGACGGTGCGCGGATGATCACTCAGGTCCACAGGTATAGAACGCGACTTACCCAGCTCACAACGGTAGAGGATGCGGGTCGTTCGTTTCCCGACGCGAGCGGCGCCCTGCATCCGCCGTCCACACGCGGCACAGAACAGGAGCCCGCGCAGCGCATACGGCACGGTCGATTCTCTGCTGCACACGAGACCGGGACCACGCCGTGCCTGCGTCCGACGACGAACAGCCTCCACCAGTTCATCGGGAATCAGCGCTTCATGCGTGCGGCGGTCTGGTGCGATCCAGTCGGCCTGATCACGCCACCGCATACGAGTCTCGTACCCCGCCGCGACATCGTCGGGGCTGACCAGGACCTCGTATTTCTCCTGCTTGCCCCAAACACGGATACCGCGGTACGCCGGGTTGTCGAGTATCGCGCGGATCGCCGAATGGGACCAGCCTCGCGGGTCACGATGACGATTCCGCGCCGGGTCGTACTGGCTCGGTGACGGCACGCCATCGTCGGTGAGCTGTTGCGCAATGTAGCGCAGGCCCGCTCCGTCGGCGTACATGCGGTAGATCCGCTCGATGACCGGCGACGTCGCGGGGTCAGGTTCGAGGCGGTGAAGCCGCTGCCCAAGATTTGCCTTGGCAGGGTTTGGGTGCGGGCCGGCATCGACGAGCCGGTAACCGTAGGGTGGTCGACCACCGAGGTATCTCGACGTGTCCTGCGCGAGTGCTGACATCGCCGTACGGACGCGCACCTGGATTCGCGCGCGCTCTCCCTTGCTCATGCCGCCGAACAAAGTCATCACCAGGTCGTGTGCCTCAGAGCCGGGATCGACTGCACCGCCGACCTCGGGTACCCATAGGCCAACGCCGTAGTGCGTCAGGATAGGGAATGTGAGCGCGAACTGCGGCCCGTAGAACGCACGGGCGGGTTCCCCGATCACCACGGCATCAAAGTTATGGTCCGGACAAGCGACATCAGCAAGGAGACGTGATGCCTCCGGCCTGCGCTTCCATGGCAACGAACGGCTCTGTCCCACATCGAAGTAGTCAGCGGCAAGGACTCCGCCGTGCGGAGCGATCAGGTCTATGGCACGCCGCTTCTGCCAGCTGCGGCTCGCCTCCGGGTCTTGAGCGTCCTCCGTGCTCACTCGGCCATAGAAGGCGAACCTCAGGCTCACTCCACTCCCCTCCCTGATTCGAGCATCCGGTCCCGCACAGCTATTATCACGTGTATCAGCGCGCTGTTGGCCTCGTGCGGAAGTTGATAGTGGTTGGGCACGACAATTTCAACACCCCCCTCTGACATCGTCGGCGCATCGATTCGAGCGTCACGCTCAGACCGGGCGTGTGCTGTTCGGGATCCGTCAGCCATCGCTTCCCCCTGGCGAATCCCATCGTTGGTTGCGTGTTAGGCCACGGACTTCCATCTCGTCCGATCCGGCGGATTTCCATGCGTCGGAGGGCCGCGGAGTTCACGAGGGTACGGTCGCCGAGACTGGTGAGGCCGCCACGGTCAAACTCAAACACGATCGGACCATCGCCATCGGTGAGGTTGACGAAATCCTGGTGCGCAATGCTTTTCAGACGTTGTTCACGTGTCCACGTGGCGCGACGTTCGCGCAGCGCGGTCATCGTGGTGGAATAGCTGCGGGATTTGCTGGTTATGTGGCCCCGGTAGCCCAGGGTGTGCAGCCACCGGCCGACACCGGCCAGTCCCCTATCGGCGAGTTGGCTGATGGTGGTCAGGATCGCCCGGACGTGATCGGACACATCCAGGTCGGCGATGGCCTCGGTGCAGATGCGTCGTGCGCTGATCCCGACGTCAGCTAACGATTTGGTGACGTATTTCGCGAGGTAACGAGCTACGCCGCGGCCTGGCACCACTCGGCCGTGTGATGAATCCTCCTGCACAGCAGGGCTGTCCGTGCCAACGTGCCGGTTCTCGATGGGTTGGGTGTCGACTTGTTTGCCGAACCTGATCACCCGTGTCGCGCTATCTGAGGATGGGTCCCTGACTGTCATGGCTACGGTTCGAGCCGCCTGTTGGATGATGGTGGCCAGTTCAGTGGCCGAGAGGGGCGCTTGCCACTCTGGACCACCGCAGTTATCGCTGTCGCTCGGGTCGAGACGGATCAGGGCATGAATATGTGGAACGAGCCGGGCTTGCAGCTCGACGACTTTGATGAAGCTGACCTGCACCGCATCCGGGTCGGCGCCCAAGGCGCGTAGCTCGCGGCGCAGCGTGCGTCGCAGGGTGATGGTGAAGCGTCGCCACAGTTCTGGCATGTTCCAGGTGAACAGCACGTGCCCGATGTAGTCATAGCAGTCCGCGCAGATCGGCTGTCCCACAGGAATGTCACCTTCTCCGTGGCTTGTGCTGCACCACAGTGGTTTTCCATGCTGACAGCGGCGATAGCCGCCAGTCCCGTGGTGGTCGCGGCACAAACGGAGGCGCTTGTCGCCTGCACATGAGGTGGTGTGGACCGGCCCGTAGCTGGGTGCGGTCAGAGTAACGAACACCTGCGGGCGATCCGCCACTGCTTCTGGGATGTCGTGGTGCCCGCCGGCGGTGCCAGCGTGCACGAGTTGCCACGTGTCGCGCGCGTAGAGATCCGAGCACGACGGGCAGATCTGGGCGCGGCGGTTGTTGCATCGTGTCCACACCACCCGATCTCGGCCGTATTCGTCGGTGCCCGCGAGTTGGATGGGGTGGGCGCAGAAGCCGACGGACTCTGCACGCCGCCACCATGATTCGAAACCCACCGACGAAGCGCGGCGCACCATCTGATCCACCACCGCGGTCGTGTCGACCGTGGGCGGGATACCCGGCAGGGCGACCTGTCCCGGTGGTGTGGCGCTATGCACCGCTGGCTCCGCCGGAAGTCGGGCCACTGCCAGTGTTTCGGCCTTGATCACCTCCGCGATGACTGATTGGTGGCCGAAATATTCTGGCGAGGGTAATGATGTCGTGGTCGGTGACGTGAAAGGCCCGTGCCCGCACGGGTTCGGCGGTACCGTCGATCATCATGTAGCCCACACCGGGAGTGGTGTCGGGGATGTGGTCGCATTCCGCGCCGGCGTCACGGGCGCCTTGGCCCAGGACCATCGTTGTCTGACTGGCTTCGGTCAGCCGCAAACCGATGCGCGCGGTGAAGAGTTGCCGCACGGGCAGGGTGTCTTTGGCCGGATCTTGCACCGCGGCGACCACCGAAATGCCGACCGCGCGTCCTTGGGACAACAGCAGGCCCAGTAGCTGTTCGATTTCGGTGCGCACCTTGCGGTCGGTGACATAGGCAGTCAGGGCGGCGATCTCGTCAATTACGACAACGAACAGTGGTTCTGCCATCGTGGGAGTGTGCAGGCGCGTCTTGCCGCGTAGCCGGTTAGCGCGGGCGTGCATCACCTTCACCAGTTGGCGCAGCAGCTGCAGGGTGGTATCAGTGGCGTCGTGGGTGAACACCGTGAACATCGGCGCTCCGGCCCCCAGTTCCATGCCGCCTTTAGGGTCAATGACACACAGCCGCACTTGTCCGGTTTTCACCGCGGGGGCGATGCCGGCGATCAGCGACCACAACACCGAGCCCTTGCCCGCGCCGGTCGCGCCAGCCACGAGCACATGGTGACCGAGCAGAGGCAGGTGCCACCAGTGACGGGTTTCGGTCATCCCGACCCGCACCGACCCAACATCCACCGCAGTCGCCGCCGTGGGCATGGGCAGGGCAATCGGGTCGGCCAGCACGTCGTGGCGCATCAGGGTAATGCGTAATTCTCCGGGTCCGGTCGCGCGGATGGTGATCCGGTCCGCATGCCACGCCGCAGCCAGCGCCTCGGACTGCTTGTGCCAGTCGGTCAAAGACTGGCCGGTCACCACCCGCAGGTGCAGAACGTCGGTGGTCTTGCCGATGCGCGCCGACCGCAACGTCGGCACCAAACTGCGTTCACCCAGGCGGGCGTTAAGACCGTGCAGGGCGCACACCGATTCCCAGGTGCGGGTGTAGCGCCACCAGGTCAGCCATCGTCGCCGCACCGGCTCAGTCACCCAGTCGCGAAACGACCGCGGGTCCAGCCACGCCCACCCCGCATACGTAGCAGCGAAAGCAATACCGATGATCAGGCCGGGGCGTGGGCCATGGGTGATCGCTGTCGCCGCACTGGCGATGATCGGGATGCTGACGGCTGGAAACAGCACCGCCCACCACAGCAGATATCCCAGCGCCTTGCACAGTGAGAAGATGGGGTCGATAATCCAGTCGTCATTGTTCGCCCCAGAGTTGTTGCTGTTCTTGTTGTTTGATGCCATGACAGGCGTCCTCCTGTGAGTGAATGGTCGGCAGCGGCCCCAGTGCTGGGGCGCGACACCGATGAGTGCCGCGGCCCCAGCATTGGTGTTATTTCTGCGTGCGAGACGCCTGGTCACTTGACGCAGCCGTGGGGGTGATGGCGTCGGCGCGGAAGGCCACACCGCTGCGATCACCTTGAGCCCACGGGATGGCCACCAACCCGGACACTGAAACAAGTTGGGTGACTGTAACTTTCGGGTCACCAGCCACCGTCACATTGAGCACTTCACCGCCCGTGTCATCCAACGCCAGCAGCTGTGCCGCATACAAGGGCACGCCGGTCGCGCTGTCGACTTTGGGGCTGCCAGTGTCGAAATTTAGCCGCGGCTCAGCGGGCCGGGTGACGATGAATCGGGTTCCTGACGTGTCAATTCTCAAACGCATTGCGTTGCTGTCCTTTCTGGGGTTGTGCGCGACCGGACGTGGCGCAAATTCAGGACAGCGCCTGGCTTGTGGTCGTCGAAAGTGACAGCCAGCAACAACCAGTAACACCCAGACACGCGCACGCCCCGGCTGAGCTGCGCCGATGTGTCGGGCATGATCGAAGAGATGGCCGCAGTTGATCCGAATCGTGCGCTCAACGCGCAGCGGCTGCGGCATGCGCGCGAAGAGTATGGGTTCAGCCTTAATGAGCTGGCCGTTGAGGTCGAAAAACGTTCGCCGGCTACGCGGGGATGTCGAGATACCGGCGCGCGAGTCGTTGCGTCAGATGATCATCAGCATCGAGCGCGGCGGCGCGTTCGGCGATATGTGGCGCTCCGACCTCGCCGCGGCCTTTGGCCGCGAACCTGATGAGTTGTTTAGCGTGCCGATCGCCTCACCACTACCGCACCCTTTGCTGCTCCGTGTGCCAGTCGATGAGGACGTGTTGTCGGTGATCACCGCCCAGCGCGCAGCACATATACAGGCTGAGCACGCCTTTGGCCCTCAGCATGCGCGACCGTTGGTGGAGCGCGATCTCGATACTGTCGAAGCACTGATCAAGGCGGCGCCGCGGCGGCTCAAACTTGCTGTGGCCGAGGCGGCAGGAACGATCGCCGAAGTGGCCGGCTGGATCGCTCAAGACCTCGGTGATCATTCCGCAGCCCAAAATTTGACCCACAAAGCGTTTCTGCACCTTCGCATGGCCAGCCCCGAGGTCCAGGCGATGATCTTGATGCGGCAATCCAACATTCTGGCCCACAGCGAACCCGGGCTGGCCGTCGACCTCGCCGCTGATGCCGCCGACCTCATCGATGGCCGCGATCCGGGACGCCTCGCAGCGAGTGTCGCCCGCCAGCAAGCCCTGGCAGCTCTGCACAATGGTGACGAACGCAGCTTCTACCGCCACGCCGCCCACGCCCTCGACCTGGGCGATATCGAACCCGTGGAGGACGATCGGGCACCCTACGCCCACGCAGCATACGTAGCCAGTGATGTCGCATCGGGCTACTTGCGGCTCGGCAACCCAGACAGGGCTCTTGAGCTGCTCACCGACCACCACGCCCAATGGACATCTCAGCAGCACCGCGACCGCGCCGTCGCCGACATGCGACTGCTGCATGCCTACATCGCGGTCCGCGAATACCGTCTCGCCCTGGTGTTGGCCGACACCGCTATCCCCGCCTATTTGTCGGCACCCTCGCAGCGCGCGCGGCGCCACCTCGCCCGCGCGGGCACCCTCGTGCGGCAGCGCCGCCGCAGCGACTCCAATTCCGTACTGCAAGAACTCGCCGGACGCATCAAAAACGCCACCCAAGGAGTCATAGCGTGACCCGCGACATCATCCCCGACCTCACAACCACCGACCCCGCCGCAACCAGCAAGATCGCGGTGCTGCCGGTCGGGGCTTTCGAACAGCACGGCCCCTACCTGCCGCTGGGCACTGACACTCTCATCGCCTGTGCCGTCACCACAGCAATCACCAAGCATCACAGGGTCCTTCAGCTGCCCCCAGTTACCTTCGGCTGCTCGCATGAACACGCCGCCTATCCCGGCACCGTCAGCATCGGCGCCGCCACCCTCACCGCCATCGTCACCGACATCACCCAGTCCCTCACCCACCAACAGATACGAGGGTTGATCGTCGTCAACGCCCACGGCGGCAACGCCGTACTCACCAATGTCGTCCAGCATGCCAACCAGTCCGCCCACCAACTCAAACTGGGGCTGTATCCGAGTCGCGAGGACTGGGCCGAAGCCCGTACCGCTGCCGGTGTCACCAGCAGCAATCACGACGACATGCACGCCGGCGAACTCGAAACTTCCATCCTGCTCGCCGCCCACCCCGACTACCTGCGCGACGGGTGGGCCAGCTCCGACCACAGCGCCACCGATCGGCGCTACCTGACCACCCTCGGCATCGGCCCCTACACCCCTACCGGCGTCATTGGCTACCCCTCACAAGCCACCGCAGCCAAAGGCCGCGCCGCCCTCGACCACCTCGGCCGTAACGTCGCCACTCTCATCGACCTCCTGGCACCGCCGCCTCAGCCCGAGCCGACCCCGTGAGGGCTTGGCCACCGTAGCGGACCGGCTATTCCACCGGGCATCAACATGCCGGACCTCGCAGGTGTGCACCCATTCCTCGCGGCTACCTGCGGGCTTCACTTCGCTCCCTCTGCTCCCGTCCGCTCGCGCTCCCGTCCGCGCCGGTCACTCTGCTTCGCCCTCCGTCCGCCGCCACCAACCGCCACTTGCCGCGACCGACTGCTTCAGCGCCGAACATCACACGACACCGCAGCGTCCATCGCTCCACGGCTACCTAAGCTGAGCAGCCCCAGCGTCACCGTCACCGCGAAACGGCACCTAGCGGGTGACTGACCTGCGATGTGAGAACTTTCTCTACTGGTATCAAGCCAAGGACGTTGAATAGCTTGGGCCGCAGCGTGACGCATTCGCATCGTGACATGAGCGCCGGCCTCCGCCGCATGAGGAATTTTGTCGCCCATCTGATTAGGATCTTGCAGTCCGGTTGGCGAAGCTTGGTGGAGCGATTCCCAGCACACAGATAAGACGCGCCAATTTTTGAGTGCTGATTTGCGTGAGAATTGTGAGTCTGACGCGGGCCATTCCAAGAGTAGTTAGCCTACTAGATACCTAGATGTCTCCCAAATTCGGCAGACACCCGGCGATTGTGGACGATGGTTATAATCGTTTAAATCCGTATTCCATCTTTGTCCCCTCGTACGGCTGTGGACCGGGTAGTCGGAGCACAAGCCGGGTCCCGCCGAACGGGCTGTCCTCCAGCGAAGCGGTGCCCCCGTGCAGTTCTGCTTGCTGGGCTACCAACGCTAACCCCAGGCCTGAGCCTGAATGTGACGTTTTTGATCCCCTTGTGAAGCGTTCGAACATCGCGGTGCGCTCTCCCTCCGGTATACCGGTGCCGTTGTCATCTATGACGATCTCTACCCCGTGACGGGAAGTGATCGCTGACAGCTGCACCTGCGTGGCCTGACCGTGTTTTACGGCATTGGCGACGGCGTTGTCGATCACCAATCGCAGCCCGGTCGGCAGACCCAGCATCAACACAGCGGGCGAAGGTCGCAACGTCACGTTGAGATCCGGGTAGACCCGCACTGCGTCATGAGCTGCGCGGTCGAGCAGCTCGGTGATGTCGAGCGGTACATGGTCGTCCGAGGTGCTTAGTTCGCCCTGTGCGAGCCTTTCCAAGGCGGTGAGGGTGGCTTCGATTC
Proteins encoded in this window:
- a CDS encoding YbhB/YbcL family Raf kinase inhibitor-like protein, with translation MTTPPDPYAALPELPSFSLTSDSVTNGQPLRTAQVSGIMGAGGQDASPQLSWSGFPKETRSFAVTVYDPDAPTLSGFWHWAVANLPAEVTELPEDAGAGKELPGGALTLVNDAGMRRYVGAAPPPGHGVHRYYVAVHAVDVEKLDLSEDASPAFLGFNLFQHAIARAVIYGTYQQT
- a CDS encoding FtsK/SpoIIIE domain-containing protein, which encodes MASNNKNSNNSGANNDDWIIDPIFSLCKALGYLLWWAVLFPAVSIPIIASAATAITHGPRPGLIIGIAFAATYAGWAWLDPRSFRDWVTEPVRRRWLTWWRYTRTWESVCALHGLNARLGERSLVPTLRSARIGKTTDVLHLRVVTGQSLTDWHKQSEALAAAWHADRITIRATGPGELRITLMRHDVLADPIALPMPTAATAVDVGSVRVGMTETRHWWHLPLLGHHVLVAGATGAGKGSVLWSLIAGIAPAVKTGQVRLCVIDPKGGMELGAGAPMFTVFTHDATDTTLQLLRQLVKVMHARANRLRGKTRLHTPTMAEPLFVVVIDEIAALTAYVTDRKVRTEIEQLLGLLLSQGRAVGISVVAAVQDPAKDTLPVRQLFTARIGLRLTEASQTTMVLGQGARDAGAECDHIPDTTPGVGYMMIDGTAEPVRARAFHVTDHDIITLARIFRPPISHRGGDQGRNTGSGPTSGGASGA
- a CDS encoding M20/M25/M40 family metallo-hydrolase, with product MVGKVTVTGVGDDVAEVVSRLIRFDTTNTGEPETTKGEAECAHWVAEQLAEAGYQPEYVESGAPGRGNVFARLAGAKGQAGSRGALLIHGHLDVVPAEPADWSVHPFSGAIEDGYVWGRGAVDMKDMIGMMIVVARHFRRAGIVPPRDLVFAFVADEEHGGKYGAQWLVDNRPDLFDGVSEAIGEVGGFSLTVPSRDGGDRRLYLIETAEKGIQWMRLTARGRAGHGSMVHDHNAVTAVAEAVARLGRHQFPLVCTDTVAEFLAAVSEETGLTFDTNSPDLDGAIDKLGPMARMLKAVLHDTANPTMLKAGYKANVVPATAEAVVDCRVLPGRQAAFEAEVDELIGPDVTREWIRDLPSYETSFDGDLVDAMNAAVLAVDPDARIVPYMLSGGTDAKAFARLGIRCFGFSPLRLPPDLDFTSLFHGVDERVPVDALKFGTEVLTHFLTHC
- a CDS encoding recombinase family protein, which translates into the protein MSLRFAFYGRVSTEDAQDPEASRSWQKRRAIDLIAPHGGVLAADYFDVGQSRSLPWKRRPEASRLLADVACPDHNFDAVVIGEPARAFYGPQFALTFPILTHYGVGLWVPEVGGAVDPGSEAHDLVMTLFGGMSKGERARIQVRVRTAMSALAQDTSRYLGGRPPYGYRLVDAGPHPNPAKANLGQRLHRLEPDPATSPVIERIYRMYADGAGLRYIAQQLTDDGVPSPSQYDPARNRHRDPRGWSHSAIRAILDNPAYRGIRVWGKQEKYEVLVSPDDVAAGYETRMRWRDQADWIAPDRRTHEALIPDELVEAVRRRTQARRGPGLVCSRESTVPYALRGLLFCAACGRRMQGAARVGKRTTRILYRCELGKSRSIPVDLSDHPRTVYLREDEVTARLDEWIATLADPEDLARGQDVDPVAGTGYAALQRQLREVNAKIAALVTAVESGVAVEDLTAALRRRTAERDELKARLEQAERPRVMSAAQMSELVEELGGLSAVLGAATGAERAEVYASLGLRLDYDPQLREVKATADLSRVAGRVRGGT
- a CDS encoding response regulator transcription factor, producing the protein MADSADRVTVVVADDHPVMRQGVVRALKSSGRVEVVAQVADGRAALDAIRQLRPAVALLDYKMPELDGLEVTHAIARDRLPTRVVLLSAFDDSPVVYKALAEGASGFLTKESDSDEIVNAVVRCAEGASYLPAGIAGGLAGEVTRRGRGATTLLTEREAQVITMMADGLSVPQIASRLHLARSTIKTHVHSLYEKLGVSDRGAAVAEAMRRRLLE
- a CDS encoding creatininase family protein, which codes for MTRDIIPDLTTTDPAATSKIAVLPVGAFEQHGPYLPLGTDTLIACAVTTAITKHHRVLQLPPVTFGCSHEHAAYPGTVSIGAATLTAIVTDITQSLTHQQIRGLIVVNAHGGNAVLTNVVQHANQSAHQLKLGLYPSREDWAEARTAAGVTSSNHDDMHAGELETSILLAAHPDYLRDGWASSDHSATDRRYLTTLGIGPYTPTGVIGYPSQATAAKGRAALDHLGRNVATLIDLLAPPPQPEPTP
- a CDS encoding alpha/beta hydrolase, whose amino-acid sequence is MPPHRRAARACVLVLPGGKVRSDGASRWWQLANLRMMFLTRALRRRLGRDVHVRRVQYRVRGWNSPRLDAVRDGLAALDDVRQRLAPQHVVLVGHSMGGRVAAQLSGRGDVGAVVALAPWWIGGDGDVIPARTRLLVLHGTADTWTDPGSSCTQATRARRRGVDAQWVGIHGAGHYMVRYWSEWHWRTTDFVADYLSDGRRYSPGKQNGK